ttgtctaaaTTGAAAGATCTTCAAAACTCACTTGTAAGTTTTGCGTTCATGATGACGATGGTGAAGATCAGATATGTAAAGAAAAGAATGTGGCGTGTTGGCATAGTGCACGCAGCCTCCCGAATGGCATCAAGAATGCTTGAAAGTTACCAACCTTACATAAAGTTTCGAACCGGTCCTGTGGCTGTAAGTTTTCCCCAACTAGTTACCTGCTTCAACCTCCTGAAAGGTTTTCCTAATTTTCATTTAATGAAATATAAAGTAATTTAAATGTAACTGATTTCATTTTGTTCTTGTGGTTGCAGCATCTACTGACTCGGCAGATAACACACCCTGCAATTCCTCTATTTCGTgcatttcttcaattttttatgcCAAAGTTTATGGCTTGGATGATAGCAGGGGATGGGTAAACGTAGAAATCTATCTCAAAATTTATGTGCGCGCGCatgtttatgtgtgtgtgtgtgtgtatcaccATAGCTTCTCAACATCATAACCTCCTTAGTTAAGGACCTTCCACAGTTCCACTGAGACAGTGTGAAAATgctacaaatttaatttattgCAAAACTTGAGGAAGCGGAAACAGATAGCAAACTTATATCATTCATGTTGCTCTTGTTGGTGCAGGTTATTTCTCAAAGGGGAGAGAACTGAATGCAAAGTGCAGGATAAGTAGCAAACTTATGCCATTTGCCGAAGCGCTCAAATATCATCTACCCTCTTTGGATCTACTTGGGCGACGATTTAAACCTGTTCCCACCACTAAAAGATTTCGGTGGGTTCTATAAATAAACATCAATTGAGACGGTGAAAAGCAAGTCCAAGGCTATCATATCACTATTCGTAATATTcacataaaaacataaattcGAGTTTAGAATTTATACAACCTCCTTAAACGTGTACATCACAATCGACACCCACAAAAATCATGTCCTACATATTTAAAGAGGAGGTTTTTCTTGTTAAATAAACAACATCCAGCTTGCTCCATGACGTTTTTAGCCTCTCTCCATAACGTTTTTGTAGGAACTGGAACCCCTCCGGATCCAAAAAGATCTGAGCCCATTAATCAATGCGtccggaccattgaaatttgatttaacagctacaattattataacattCAGAGGGGCCTCCTGTTCGTagctgtttgatcaaattttaatagctCGAATGCATGATTGGTGTGCTCAGATCCCTTGGATCCGGAGGGAATCCAGTTCCGTTTTTATATAGTGATCGTGTCACAATTGGGAGAGGGTGTGAGCCATAGGCCCATAAGAGCATCTCGCCGGTCCCTTTTTTGCCCTTGCAATTAGGTTGAATTGCCTCCAACCCAAAAGAGTTGCCCTTTCAGCTGAGCTTGCTTCCTTTGCTTGGGCTTGAGCCCTATTGTTACAGTAATTGCCACTGTGTGGCCCATCCAATTGCATAGTCCAAAGCAGCTGCCACTTTATTCTATGCTCTCTTTCTAACGGTCGTTTCAATTAGGCCACTGGATttttaacggtaaaaaaaaaaacgaaaactaacgaaaagttaaaaaaaatttctgttttaatgaaaagtttttttaaaggtatagtgaatagtaccagagaaagatataaatgtggtttttcattaaaaatgaatagtactaagagtgttttgttaaaactccctaaaaaaATGCAACTTTTTCTGCAGCTTCCATGGAGTTAGATTTGGGCCATCCAAcgataataattttaaaaatcaaCAGGTAGGATTATTTTAAAgttaaaattctcaaaaataaataaataaacagtaAATACCCAACATATTCTTCATTCTTCACACCACAACTCAGTATTTACTATTTAGTTTTACTACAATGTCCGATATTTATTTGCTACCTCCCAAGaaaacataaagaaaaaaaataaaaaatatacatgTGAAAGTAATTGCCTTAGCCCTTGGCGTCCCTCTTCCCCAACAATTGGACTTGCCCAAAGACAATTATTATTTCCTTGTCCTTGTCCTTGACCTTGACTTGTCCTCCTAAAAACGGATGGAGATGCACTAAGCAAAGTACGATGCATGTGCACCTTAAGCTATTTTAAGGAACAACTTGTCTTTAGAAAACATAAAATGGTTTTCCTTCTATCTGAATCCGTTCATGGTAATTGACAGTCTTTTATGATCAAacttgtatttttgtttttggtcaaCAATGGCGGTATCTTCTCTGTATCTTAATTCATGTCATCAAATTCTTGGTTTTATAAGATGTAAAACTAGTAGGTTAGATCAAACTTCAGAAGAAGGGAAGGGTGGCAAAAGGATGCTTAAAATTCTGATCGCCGCAGGGGCGCTGGGGGCTAGTTTCGGCATTGGCAGCAAAACGCCGAGGACTCCAAGTGCAGGTGTTTGAGAAAGACCTGAGTTCGGTGAGAGGGGAGGGGAAACACCGTGGACCAATTCAACTTGCGAGTAGTGCACTGGCAGTGCTGTAAACCATTGACGAGGATGTCGCAAACAAATCATGGAAGCAACCTGTGTTCCTCGCCCATTTCTACGATTTTGTTTGCCCGAATTTTTGACTTGGATGATAACAGGACATGGGTAAGGGAACATAAAGACAACAGAAATCTGTTTCGATTCATTTTCACAGTTCAGTTCTATGAGCATCCCTCATTTAGTCATCCTCCGCTCTCAAAGGGAGAGAAAAGGATACAAATAGCAGAATAAATCACAAACTTCAATCACTTCATGAGTGGCCATTATTTTTCTTTCCGGTAATTTCGTTCCTACTTGTGAGAGAGATGTCATCAGCAAAGTTTTAAATTCTCTAACGGAAGCAGGGGTTACGACAAAGGAAAGGAGCTTAACAGAAACAAGAAAACTATCACTGATCAAGAACAGAGTCTTTCTAATTTGACACCGTACACGATTATTTCTGGGGTTAATTCTACACAAGTACTTTTGTACATTATATTACATACGCTTGTAATGGATATTTTGACACAAAACAGCGATTGTACCACAAAAACCATAAATCGTTCAAGCATACACTTGAAATATATCgaccaaaacaaaaaccctaGGGATTAGTGATCAGGGAGTACTATCTGCCTAATGCTACTTTCTACTTTCCCCTATCCCTCACTAGAATACATAAATAAAGTTATACCTTCTTCATGTCCATGGCCATGCATAAAGCTAGACGATTAATTTACCTTCTAGACCGTTTTTTAGGCCGCTTAGAAACCTCTTGCTGTCCTCCACTCTCCCGTGGCCGCTTTGGTGAAGCTGCTACAATTGCAGCCTCAGCAGCAGCCTTCTTGGGCGGCCTTCCTACACTTCGCTTGGATGGACTGCTGCTTTCTTCCTTGGCTTGTTTCTTCTTATCGCCACTTTGCCTTAACACCCTTTCTTTAACTTTGTCAACCTTACCACCACTTCCCCTCCTCTTTTGCTCTCCACCTGATCTAGAACTAGTGCCGGTGCCAGTGCCACCACTCTTCAGTGTGTCCGCAGGTGAATTGCGCTTTATTCTCTTCAAGAAATCAGCTGCTGCACTACGCTTTTTGTCCGACCCTGCTGCCTCCGTTTTCCCCTTCTTATCCTGTTTGGGAGTTTCGGCTTTCAAACTTGCCAGGCTCGCACTTTGTTTCTTCTTGGAAGCACTGCCATTATTATTCTCGTGATGAGCAGTACTCATACTCGTCCTTCTCGAGCTTCTGGTTCCAGTGATCACGGGGTTGTCTTTGGCtttagcagcagcagcagcactcTTTACTAGTACTGAACTGCCACGCTTTTCAGCTGCTGCATGATCATCAGAAGAGGCCTTGGTGGCATTAATGGACGGTTTAAGATCAAAAGCTGctgctttcttcttctcatctCCTTTGAGAGTCTGACCAAAGCTAGAAGCAGCCGCGGAAGGTTTTGACGAAATGGAGCTCCTTTTGCGGCAGACAATGATGGGTGCAGTAGACTTTTGCTTGGCAAGCAAGGAATCTGATCCTTCAAGCTGCTCAGGGCGTTTGGGTTGCTGACTTGTGGCGGGTGCAGGAACTACCGAGTCTGATTGCTCAGATGAAGGGTCGTGGTTGGGCCGTGTGATgagattcttcttcttcatttcatttAAGACGAGGCGGCGGAGTTGGTGAGCAGTCCTTGACTCGAGGGAGGATTTGGGGAAGAAGACGACGGCATTGTTGAAGAGGAGGAGCAGGTCTCGGTAGAAGGAGAGAGAGCAGGATGAGTAGGCGTCCTTGCGGAGCTTTGTTTGTATAGTTTCCAGGTCTACATGCTGCTGGACAATGCTCTTGTACTTATCGCTTTCCTGCACAATGATCACACAGCATCATACATTCATATGCTTCCGTTCGGTTTAAAATTTTCATCCGCACCCCAAAAGTTTATTAGTCATCACTCATCAGTGACTGTATTTTATATGTCCATTTTAGTGTGTGTGAAAACGAGAGAGGATCCTCGCTGGATCCTCTTTCTGAGGATCCCAaggatcctccaatcacatccgttcatcatacatcgtgcggccagtttttatcaggtactgtttatattcaattttaaataaaataatttacaataattttttactgtacGATATACAATAAACGGATGTAATTGGAGTATCCCAGGATCCGGCGAGTATCCTGGTGTGAAAACTAGTAACTAATAACTTCCAGAGTTGAGAATTGCCATTTCAAATCACAAGTGGGCTTTGATTTGCCCATTATAAAAATGTGTTTTGAATGTTCACGCACGTCTCAACCAACAAAAATAAGGGCCCCACTAGTCACAGTCCACCTCAggcccaaaagaaaaaatctcacAATCCACCAAATGGGCCCatattgcaaaaaataaataaataaaatttaattaaatcaacATAACTGAAGGCACTTCTCTCTATTGTTTTTTTGTAAACCATATTTTCGctaaaaaccaaagaaaggaGTGTTTAAAAAAGGCATATAGCAACAAAAGAATCTGGATATTTAAAAAAAGTATCAACCCAAAAGATTTTAGGgaaaaaaatgatgtgtgatGAAAAGAGGCGGTAGCCAAGCCATGCCTAATGCCTAATGGGGTCCATGATGGGGGCAAATTCATCGCATTTGTATGACACGTTTTATTTATAAGTTTACACTTTCAGCGCAATGCTCCACGACCTACCCTTACACATCTTACGCTATTAACAAAAGTAGAGAAAAAGATCATCTTCGAATTTCTTCCTTTAAAACCCGCAGATCAAGTGATcttgatttttgaaatttgattgaacggtaaaaaattattataactttaataAACCTGAACTTCAAGaaccgttgaattaaatttcaagaATCTAAATCACTTGATCCACAGGTTTTGAAGGGAGAGATCCAATCTCTCCCTCAAAAGTAGAGAATTGCCACAGTAATTGGGGTCCCTTTTTCGGTTCAAACCTCTCTTCTTAGAAtagattaaaataataatattgtgattaaaataataacattgtttgtattatagaaaaaaaataaaaaatccaaagaCATTTACGTCGGTGGTACAACTAAATGTTTCTCTactatttgaaaaatattctaatttaaattttgaagaaaatacAATTTGaagtgcaaacggcttttgattaGAATTTTTTAAGTGAGAGAAGTTAATAATCAATTTATTCTCTCACTCGCTTTAGTTGtataatcttttttttatttagatgaCCTTAGCATTATTGTTTAGGAAATACAAACAACACACCATATGTGACATAACTAACACATTTTTATAAttgcttttttaattttagaaaaTTATAATATTACCCGGGATGTGGGAGTTGGGCATAAATTCAAATCTAaatattttatgaaaatattatttatactaggTTTTAATTCATAAAAGTAAGGTTCTTAAagacgttaggcgctagtcggacgATAGGCTGGGGCCTAACCTCCTAgacttaaaatatttatactaggttatatttcgtgtaaataagtatctgcttaaatttaaaatatatataattttattataaactacaaaatagaatgacatatgtaTTATGAAGTATTTGACCATAATGAAACATGAGGAACAAGGATATAATATGAGTTCATTTAAGTATACAACAagttttttacaatttattaaaaaataaaaaataaaaaataaaagttatctattttctgtctaagtgagtcgcaacctaggtAGGTGTCTAAACGGATTTGGGTGGGTTAGGCAAGTACATAGGCGGGCGCCTCAGCAGTTTTATatgtcatttcttaattttcaaacatctAAACATTAATCGGAACAATGACGAGCCGCCTAACGTCTAGACGGAACCTAGACGGCTCTAGACAAGGATTTTTATAATAGAGCGTAAGTGTGTAAATATCTTAACAAAAATGCATGTAGCCAATAGCATTTTAGAGAGTTTGCTGCAAAAACCTAGACTCCTGGCCGTAGGGCTAGCATAGCAGCAACCATTTCCAGCCTCATGCGTATTTTTCAACCTACTTCCCTCAAACCAACAACAAAAACCATTTTTGTTGGAGTGGTCCCCAATTTTTTGAAACATCATGACCACTTGTTGTCCCATAGTAACCATAACACCCTTTTTATCTCGAAATTATACGCActaaattttattacaaaattcaattagattttgattagaacaaatttgtttttttttgttttttgtggcTACTATCTTGCTTTCGTTTTGGTGCATGCATGTTTGGTAGATCTGGCAGAGATGGTGTTCTTCGGGAAAAGGATTCTTAGCGGATCCCTTCTACAAAATCTACCCAATCAACAAATTcggatttttgaaatttgatccaacggttaaaaatATAGactattttaaaagttatacTAATTTTaaccatttgatcaaatttcgaGAACCCGAATTAGATGATTAGATAAATTTAATGAAAGGAATCCTCTTCGTTTTTCGTTATGAAATTACATGACACATTAACCCGACTCGTTCAAACTCATCCTACGTGCTTCCGATTTAAGTTTATTATTTACTAGCCTAGGTGGATTGGTAAAACTCGGTAAAAAGTAAATACACACAAATaaagaaataagaaaaaaaaatacctgGGCCGGAAGCCGTCGCTCGAACAACGAGCCATGCTCTTGCGCACGTATCAACTGCAACACCTCAACCAACGGCTGTGATTTCACCAACGATACATCTCCGTTATTGTGCTGCTGCTGCTCCTCTGGGACCTCCATTATACGGCGTCGTTTGCCGTTCCATTTTTTCGTTAAGCTAACCGAACTCTGCGCCTCGCTGCTCTCCCTCATCTTATCCGCCGAATCGCCCCCACCTTTCCCTTGCCGGCCCGGTTCCTTCCGGTTCTTTGCCACCGTTTCCGAGCTTCCTTTGTCCGAGTCCGAATCCGACTGCCCACTCCCCGTCCTTTTGGAAGGTTCAGCGGAAGCGGCTGGGAGCAGGCCCGGTTCAGAGAGAGCGCGATCTTCTGGACCGGACTTGTTGTCGTGGTCCAGGTTTTTGGAGCAGGTCGAATTGGAGCCGTTCACCGACTGGTTCTCGTGGTCCGGTTTCGACCCGTCCGGTTCGCCTTGAACTGTTTTGTCGTTTTCTGATCTGTGTCGATTGGAGTCCTGCTGCTGCTGGTCCTCCAGATCTGGTTTGGGGTCGTCGTCTTTGaagctctcttctctctcctcctccaacCTCTTCACCTTCAACTGCAACGACCTGCCAAATTAATCCAATTCAATCAAAACAAGTCGCTCCGACTCAGATCTAAAAATTTacgtaaaatttaaatataaaaaaaatgaaaaataaaaagaattacaCGATAGAGACGTCGTAGCGATGGAGCTCTTGACGGAGCTGGGCGACGCGGAGTTTGCGGAGGTCGTCGAGCCAGGGAATATTGTTAGTATTATTGTTATGAGGATCGTGGTGATTGTCGTCGGCGTCTGGAGGGACGTCGTCGTTTTGGTGGCGGGAGCGGAAACGACGGCGGAGGTCGAGGTACTTGAGCTTGCAGTTGGAGGCGGTGGTGAGGAGGGGAGGGAGAGAGGTCTTGGCTTGGAGTTCCATGGCGACGGTGTCCCAGTCGTGGATGCCGTAGCGCTTGACGGCGCATGCTAGCAGGAGCTCCTCCCACGTGCCCCAGGAGGACGTAGACGTCGTCGTTTGGTCACTAGTAGTAgtaatgttgttgttgttgaaactAGGACTGCCGCCAGTGGCAGCGCCACCTTTCATCGTGACGTTTATGGGGTTGGATTGTGGATTGGAGCCTGCTGTGCTTTTTATATCGTTCatattttggtttggtttaatttgatttcaatatttcattCTCATCCCTCCATTTTGTGCTTTCAAATATTAGCACCACCGCACCCTTCTTTAtacttttttgtaattttattttggagtGTAGGTTTAAATAgtcaattaattaaattaaagggCTACCTAATCCCATATATACtcatggagaaaaaaaaatacaaaaagtaAAGCTTTTCATAATATCTAAATCGTCtttctttcattataattttgaaaaaaaaaataaacaaaataaaaacccacacatattttaatgaaaataaataacataaaataaaaaaaaacaaaacaataaataataaaacaaaaaagaatgaaTTGTCACACGATTTAattcttataaaaaaatataagattAAATGAGGCTGTTCAAATAGGCAAAAAGGGTAGTTAAACTAAAACAAACATGGTGTTGTTAGATTGGGTAAATTATATGCTATTATGtgtttatataatataattgtgTTGTATAGAAATAGGGTTAGAGAGGGAGTCGGTCTCGAGCACGCAACTGGAAAATAGGTAGAGGAGGAATGGATAAATGGAAATTGACCAAAGTGTCCTTGTTCACACAATCTTCTGAATTCTGATTCTTCTCTTTTACGTATGGCCCTTGGATTTGGACTTGGTCTTCAATTACTCACTTGGATTGTTGGACTCGGATTCTTTACCAAAGCTGAGGCCTCAACCCTCCACGGTACGGCCCACGACTGGACTTAAAAAGAGGCCCAACAAATTTAAGCCCGTAGGCAACAATAAAAGACAAACGCAAAATGAACCTTAAACTAAAGCAACAAATACCAGCGTCCACCGCGCCGCATTCTCTGCGCCCCAAACTAAAGAGAAAATAGATATGAGATTGTTTAGCAGAATCAATACACCAAGAACCACAAACTCCAGAGCCACACCAAGAATCACCCTTGTTCTGACGTGAATAGTTCCACACGGCCCaatttttccggcgagccggatGGGCAGTGGCCTACGACTACGAGTGTGGGTCTTCTTGTGTCAATATGGAGTCCAACACTCCGAGATCTAATTCATGGTTATGGGTTGGAAAAGATTGGGGGATTAAGGAGAGGAAGGAATGAACTGAGACAAAAGCTCAGAGAGCTGAGATGAAGTTCAAAAGAAACCATGGATAAAGATAtagggaagaagagaagaatgAAAACAGGAAAAAGGGATGCCACCGACCCTGAAGTCAAAGGCTAATGCCTGGATTCTAAAAAAAagctggtataaaaaaaagtcgggagctatttttgtgtttgttaaAACAAtcggtttcagttttttttcacagttttggatgaaaaaagtaaaaaaataagatgatgcaaaacccagctttaaaaaaccggcttttttttcacatatgttttacataaaattttaccaaacactgtaatactgacttttttttttcaaaagtacttttacaaaaaaatttaccaaacacctacTGCTTTATTTTCATATgaaacaacttttttttctctcttgaaAGCACGAGAAGTCAAGTAAGTGGCTTTTTAGGACTTTCGAAGGGGACCCCATTTTTCTCGGTACAACTTTGATCTGGTACAACTCGTCTACCGAATAGTGGGGGAATAAATGGTGGAGGTGTACACCTCAACAATGCCCAATTAACCCCATGGAAAAATGGGTGCTTTTGTCAACTTCGGATTTTGTTCCGCATTTCGTCGTATTCCTCATTCAAGGTCTCTACCCACTTTGCTTTGTGGCtcaatttttttctctctttattttatttgcttTGTGGCTCTATCATAGTTTTGGTAGTACATTCGCTTATGATACGCACGCGCATACTTGTACTATATGTCTCAATGTTGTTGTCATGCCTTGTTCCCTTGTTGCTGATACATGCTCAATCCTCAGGGGATTAGGCGGGATGTAGGCGGCGGTAGGCGAAAATTATTAGAACAAGAGCTCAGCGGACATCTCCCTTCTAATAAAGTTATGTACAAGGCAACAAGAAGCTGTTATTATTCCCTTATAATACATATATGCCTATGAAATTATGTAAATAggctttgcaagtgaagaatTACCTTACCCTAATTGATAGGGTTGTCCTCTTTAACCTTCTGTGTCTCTAGTTAAAATCTTCCTAGCTTAGAGTAGCAATCACATCAAGAAGAACCCTAAAATTTGACGTGGGTTTGCAGTGATCGCTGCGAGTGTGGAGTTGGAATTGGTGAGCAATCGTCTCACATTAAGTCTCGACTGATTTGCACCCACTGTTGGGTTCTTTCAATGTTAAAAGAGGGGGTCAAGAAAACATGtgataattttaaaactaaacaaGTTGTTATCAAATGGTAACTATTTTAAGTTGTTCTCACTTTCAATACTTTGTTTTCATTCACTTTATTTATTCCCCTTCCTTCCACCACCCTTCTTACTTTTCCTTACCTTTTCTCACATCTCAAGCGCAAAAAgtgaaaattaaaaacgaaaaacAATATAGTTATCAACCAGATCATTCAGTTGCCACATAAGTATTCAGTTATCAACAAGCAATCGCCAACAAAAACAGCTAACACTGCGACGAGTTACCAACTTACACCCTTCTTTTAAAGGCTGAGAACATGATAGTTCCAATTTGCTGCATGGTCATCTATAATGATTGAGTTGGTTTGCCAATAAATGGGGGACTTACGAATTAGAGACATGGGAAGGTTGCAAAATAACTAGAAACTCCTGATTAATGTATCAGCACCTTGTGGCTTTCTCCAGCCTCCTTCGGCAGTCCTCTCAAATATGCGTGGCTGCTTCATAGGAAAGGTTTCTCTCCAATCTGGGTGTTTGATTAGGTAGTCCCAATGCCTAAATCAAGATTACCAAATTCAGTTAAAGCAATATTTGAAAATTAACATTACTCTACAGGATGAACATCAAACTATTTCTACGAATTGCAAATGTGTAAGGGGCTTGACTATAGCTTATGATGCCACAAGCCAGAAACAAGAAAAACTTCAATGCACCTAATTTGATCAacttgttgtggagttcctcgtcaatcttttattctttcttcttttatatgcGGAAACAtcctcttttctttatttattttcaaaaaaaaaaaaaattctgtgtGTATGTGATCACCAACAACAGTAAGACAGGTCTACCTTTGATTGTGCGTACCTTCTCATATTCGCCACAAAATCTGGGTTCTCAGCAGAAGGTGAACTAGAACACATGATGAGGATTTCTGAATCAGAATAATGTTGTAATGATAAAGCAAAGTGTAACTGCTGCAGTGTCCTGCATGAAcagaaaatatatatgtgaGGTCGATGGTGCTGGCATAGTTGAGCACAACTTTAAAAGAAGCAAAGAGATTTTGTAGAGTAATTAAAAGTTGAAGGGATAATCGATGAAGTAACACTTACCAGCAACATGGAGCTATCTTGAATCGATCAGTTTGAGTATCATATGTTTCCAGTAACTTTCCCTTCCAACTAGGGTCCTTGTATGATACAGAAACTCGAATTCTCCTGACAACTTCATCAGGACATCTTGAGGTTTTGTCAAAGATAGCTGGGGTAATAGATCCGTTGGAAGTTCCTACCTGAAAGAGTGCGAAAATCTCTACAATATGAAGGATCTAACAGAAGTTTCACTCACACATTACACGACGTTGTAAACTTCACAGGTGAGCAGTGAGCACACACTAAAGATAGAATTGTAGAAAAAAATACATGATGCTGCATCATGTACaatttcttattaattttaTCTTAATATTTTGCTGCAGATGCTATATATTCTAATAGTGAAAGAAAAGGGCTCACATTTCAATTCAGAACTAAAATTTATCTCATTTTGAATCGACTTAGATGAACATAAGCCATACAACAAATTGATGTTTAATTCATGGGGTTGAGGCTAACCATGAACCCATTGAAGTTTGGGTACGCGTTTCCCTCGGGATCCCTTCTAGTGTTATGCCCAAGAATGCAGAGAGTACGTATATGGAATTTCTCCGGTCTCTTCCATAAAGTTTCAACAATTTTGGCACCTAAAGGAAAGGAA
This is a stretch of genomic DNA from Malus domestica chromosome 02, GDT2T_hap1. It encodes these proteins:
- the LOC103413485 gene encoding uncharacterized protein, which gives rise to MNDIKSTAGSNPQSNPINVTMKGGAATGGSPSFNNNNITTTSDQTTTSTSSWGTWEELLLACAVKRYGIHDWDTVAMELQAKTSLPPLLTTASNCKLKYLDLRRRFRSRHQNDDVPPDADDNHHDPHNNNTNNIPWLDDLRKLRVAQLRQELHRYDVSIVSLQLKVKRLEEEREESFKDDDPKPDLEDQQQQDSNRHRSENDKTVQGEPDGSKPDHENQSVNGSNSTCSKNLDHDNKSGPEDRALSEPGLLPAASAEPSKRTGSGQSDSDSDKGSSETVAKNRKEPGRQGKGGGDSADKMRESSEAQSSVSLTKKWNGKRRRIMEVPEEQQQHNNGDVSLVKSQPLVEVLQLIRAQEHGSLFERRLPAQESDKYKSIVQQHVDLETIQTKLRKDAYSSCSLSFYRDLLLLFNNAVVFFPKSSLESRTAHQLRRLVLNEMKKKNLITRPNHDPSSEQSDSVVPAPATSQQPKRPEQLEGSDSLLAKQKSTAPIIVCRKRSSISSKPSAAASSFGQTLKGDEKKKAAAFDLKPSINATKASSDDHAAAEKRGSSVLVKSAAAAAKAKDNPVITGTRSSRRTSMSTAHHENNNGSASKKKQSASLASLKAETPKQDKKGKTEAAGSDKKRSAAADFLKRIKRNSPADTLKSGGTGTGTSSRSGGEQKRRGSGGKVDKVKERVLRQSGDKKKQAKEESSSPSKRSVGRPPKKAAAEAAIVAASPKRPRESGGQQEVSKRPKKRSRR
- the LOC103407492 gene encoding protein N-terminal asparagine amidohydrolase-like; amino-acid sequence: NVPEESVVEATPPGKWVYLFQREYATVDPAFVDFVGTDEATTCIGVAIRNPRNGMTSVAHMDSPNIVDMGLSQMLSLLVDHNKDMELDVHLVGGFEDVSTNHGNYNTTSESQENMDGYSFPLGAKIVETLWKRPEKFHIRTLCILGHNTRRDPEGNAYPNFNGFMVGTSNGSITPAIFDKTSRCPDEVVRRIRVSVSYKDPSWKGKLLETYDTQTDRFKIAPCCWTLQQLHFALSLQHYSDSEILIMCSSSPSAENPDFVANMRRHWDYLIKHPDWRETFPMKQPRIFERTAEGGWRKPQGADTLIRSF